In the genome of Candidatus Acidiferrales bacterium, the window GCCAGCCACGCCCGAAGAACAGTCGAAGTAGCCGATACGCATCGAATCAACTCACCAGTTGCGGCAACATCTCGCCCGCTTTTCCGACGAAACTGTAATCAGCGAGAGGCGTCAGGGCGGTCGGCTCGAAATTAATCTCGATGAGCTTTGCGCCCCGGTGTTTAGCCAGCATGGGAAGCTCGGCCGCCGGATAAACCACGGCGGAAGTGCCAACCACCAGGAAGAGCGCGCAAGACTCAGCCGCCTCGACGGCAGCTTGCCAAGCCGCGGGCGGCAAGGCCTCTCCGAACCAAACGACGCCGGGTCGCAGGAGCCCGCCGCAGGCACACCGAGGCGGAATCTCCGGCAAAGGCACCCGGCGGTCCGATTTCACCGTGCCGCAGTGCTGGCAACGCAGCGTCCAGATGTCGCCGTGGAGCTTGATGACATGGCGGCTGCCGGCAAGATCGTGCAGCCCATCCACATTCTGAGTGATCAGGGCAAAGCCGGGACAGTGATTCTCGAGGAGAACCAAGGCTTCATGGGCCGGATTGGGCCGGGCAGCAGCAATCCGACTTCGCCGCCAATCGTACCATTCCCAGACGAGTCGGGGATCGCGGGCAAACGCCTCCGGCGTGGCAAGATCCTCGGCGCGATACTGTTTCCAAAGACCATCGGGGCCGCGAAAAACGGGAATGCCACTCTCCTCGGAGATGCCCGCACCTGTCAACACAGCAATCGAAGAGGCAGCGCGCAACTCTTCGCGGACTTCCTCAGTCTTGGACGGCTGGATAGACATCGGGCAAACATCGGATGTTAGTCTCGGCTCAGAGAAGTGTCAACGCCAACTCCCCGTTTGATGGCCTTCAGCAAATCTTTGTATAAAATGGAGAAGTTCTGTATTCTCAGCCAGGCATAACCAGGCGCGATGGTCCACCTGATCCAAAAAGAAATTCTGGAGCGCTTCCGCGAATTCATACGCGGAAGATATGGAGCAGTGGTCGAAATCTCGACACGGCGACCGCCAAAGGTCGAGATGGGCGACCTTGCTGTGTCAGCGTGTTTTGAGCTGGCAAGCAAACTCAAGCGGCCTGCTCGGGAATTGGCGCAGGAGATGGTTCAATCCATTGGGCCTTTGCCCGGCGTCATCAAGGCTGAAGTTGCCGGGGCAGGCTTTATCAACCTCCGGCTAGACCGGGGAGTTTTCTTCGAGCGAGCGCGCAACACGGCCGGTC includes:
- a CDS encoding NAD-dependent deacylase, producing the protein MSIQPSKTEEVREELRAASSIAVLTGAGISEESGIPVFRGPDGLWKQYRAEDLATPEAFARDPRLVWEWYDWRRSRIAAARPNPAHEALVLLENHCPGFALITQNVDGLHDLAGSRHVIKLHGDIWTLRCQHCGTVKSDRRVPLPEIPPRCACGGLLRPGVVWFGEALPPAAWQAAVEAAESCALFLVVGTSAVVYPAAELPMLAKHRGAKLIEINFEPTALTPLADYSFVGKAGEMLPQLVS